One genomic window of Lytechinus variegatus isolate NC3 chromosome 1, Lvar_3.0, whole genome shotgun sequence includes the following:
- the LOC121405567 gene encoding suppressor of tumorigenicity 14 protein homolog: MLTRSGVLMVIFTFFCFIESGRCDCSSEYMTTIVSPGFPDHYPSLTHKEWTVDVPQFYKVHIVVNVLSIERVWDTLTLIHNPLALPHDNGIEFLLVSANVTSLILPSGSVVIEFCSDDRVEDDGFAFDFRLMPIRDGNNMSCEKMAEDTEFACSSGMQFVDIIARCDGKVDCHDVSDEVGCGSCPLNGYQCKESDICLLMEFLCDGWSDCPLGDDEHNCSLQCPTGYTCGHSPYNIKYEPNHDCGPSDWLPFWVNASSAWRTNYANITAKLATIL; the protein is encoded by the exons AATCAGGGCGTTGTGACTGCAGTAGTGAGTATATGACGACCATAGTTTCACCCGGCTTTCCCGATCATTATCCCTCTCTAACACACAAGGAATGGACTGTGGATGTACCTCAATTTTACAAG GTCCATATAGTCGTCAATGTTCTCTCTATTGAACGTGTATGGGACACCCTCACATTGATACATAACCCACTTGCTCTCCCACATGATAATGGTATTGAATTTCTATTGGTCAGTGCTAATGTGACGTCATTGATTTTACCTTCTGGATCGGTAGTGATCGAATTCTGTAGCGATGACCGTGTGGAAGATGATGGCTTTGCGTTCGATTTCCGACTCATGCCAATACGCG aTGGTAATAACATGTCCTGTGAAAAGATGGCTGAGGACACGGAATTCGCTTGCTCATCTGGAATGCAATTCGTCGACATCATCGCAAGGTGTGATGGGAAGGTTGACTGTCATGATGTTTCAGACGAAGTCGGCTGTGGAA GTTGTCCATTGAATGGCTACCAGTGTAAAGAAAGTGATATCTGTCTCCTGATGGAGTTCCTGTGTGATGGTTGGTCTGATTGTCCTCTAGGAGATGATGAACACAATT GTTCCCTTCAATGTCCCACCGGATACACGTGTGGTCACTCACCATATAACATCAAGTATGAACCGAATCACGACTGTGGACCATCAGATTGGTTACCTTTCTGGGTTAATGCTTCAAGTGCCTGGAGAACAAACTACGCTAACATCACCGCTAAACTTGCAACTATTCTGTGA